Proteins encoded in a region of the Dreissena polymorpha isolate Duluth1 chromosome 6, UMN_Dpol_1.0, whole genome shotgun sequence genome:
- the LOC127833412 gene encoding uncharacterized protein LOC127833412 translates to MSGKEAIWIGPVSKQRESRFLPLFENNLATNNARSNINQTFNFTQVSQPNKQSVKNSSNQDEKTGLYAYIPPKHILQTLCPVDVRTTFPLHTANISHNISYVAKALTTTAVTPSGQRLRLALDENKYEIKHKIIANGADSDEEPDERRLHLLESETLNESPRESPRSPRPIRRLRRRSDHDDDDSDWEWPGDAEGSDSETCYSNNSTPRTVVKDTESSATSDHDDDDSDREWPGDAEGSDSETCYSNNSTPRTVVKDTESSGTNTQNQIQFSEVANQVVGTNEGHVEIPEKTDDVSVAVIGSAFNTAPNISSAAVSYSVNGEHTSEVANTSEVKDVGNSEIPDQTNGFSIVSIVSAHETSLTISSASGYNNLISDHASQADDVMGGTGFVKTVLQNNYEEFHWKTKSGTCDDSRELFKHLQLDECIERDNNTISDKFERNNFNISYSSSNTFSPKYGIANDIKPVDNSLHSQLQNDCPGCFPVSPSNNFFYSCNGCTCGFTCAVSGSQCTMPYAVNQFCCAPNVTSSPFMQSMVVGDDGRFYYVNIPVGACALAPPQLFSPWLECRNNTAFQNPICESCPLQNNCIQNVVQPPIPLIEPDDMSGDTILDHVVCTLDQNDVDKERPYFSDNRSLKDNSVLVDWSLCGPGECFQQQTTTFTECTENLSQEYVQTPYWNVDDDAPFTLGQDDYQIENRPLDNSNVTIDTNDGPPYPALHITEDGLMTVILREGIFLEMTPDRALRLVNHEKRLVIAMNEDGSRACVTHPCARISQSETTVNAELFRERKVKMMTEEIVFGNETNIYRIDYTCVTEFKPESSRSAPNSSPLPDEAVPVFRDFSQDESIHFMAQDYGKETVMRSQGIVERAYYQNQQTYGCKVIINGVKVVQTDSAEVTVYCGPIKFMRMHPAKSVVRLKTQFVEIDIEANWRVKVTRGSHALSVSNQGLVVSNGKIKASIDNRNRFQAFSVPEHRALMLGQPEREKGARKQLDSESRRNKEISGETD, encoded by the exons ATGTCTGGAAAAGAAGCAATTTGGATCGGACCGGTGTCAAAACAACGTGAGTCCAGATTTTTGCCTTTGTTTGAAAACAATCTTGCCACAAATAATGCGCGTAGTAATATCAACCAGACTTTTAATTTTACTCAAGTCTCGCAGCCCAACAAACAGTCTGTGAAGAATTCGAGTAATCAAGATGAGAAAACCGGTCTGTATGCATATATTCCACCGAAACATATACTTCAAACGTTGTGTCCGGTCGACGTGCGGACTACATTCCCGCTTCATACGGCAAACATTTCGCACAATATATCGTACGTTGCTAAGGCGCTTACAACTACAGCGGTCACTCCGAGCGGACAACGACTGCGCCTTGCACTGGACGagaataaatatgaaattaaacataaaatcatcGCGAATGGCGCTGACTCTGACGAGGAGCCGGATGAAAGGCGTCTTCATTTGCTGGAATCGGAAACCTTGAACGAGAGTCCGAGGGAATCACCGCGCTCCCCAAGGCCAATTAGAAGACTCCGTCGGCGAtccgaccacgacgacgacgattCTGACTGGGAGTGGCCCGGCGATGCAGAGGGGAGTGATTCCGAGACCTGTTACTCAAACAACAGCACGCCACGGACTGTCGTCAAAGACACTGAGAGTTCCGCGACGTCCGACCACGATGACGACGATTCTGACAGGGAGTGGCCGGGTGATGCAGAGGGGAGTGATTCCGAGACCTGTTACTCAAACAACAGTACGCCACGGACTGTCGTCAAAGACACTGAGAGTTCCGGGACGAATACGCAGAATCAAATTCAATTCAGCGAAGTTGCGAATCAGGTTGTGGGTACAAATGAAGGACACGTAGAAATACCTGAGAAAACAGACGACGTGTCTGTTGCGGTTATTGGTAGCGCATTTAATACGGCACCTAATATTTCATCTGCTGCGGTTTCTTACAGTGTAAACGGTGAACATACAAGTGAAGTGGCGAACACAAGTGAGGTAAAGGATGTTGGAAACTCAGAAATACCTGACCAAACAAATGGTTTCTCTATTGTATCGATAGTGAGCGCACATGAAACGTCTCTCACTATTTCGTCTGCATCGGGTTATAACAACCTAATAAGTGATCATGCAAGTCAAGCAGATGACGTCATGGGTGGAACCGGATTCGTGAAAACTGTTCTGCAAAACAATTACGAAGAGTTTCATTGGAAGACAAAAAGTGGGACTTGTGATGATAGCCGTGAACTTTTTAAGCACTTGCAGCTGGATGAATGCATCGAAAGGGACAATAACACAATTTCAGATAAATTTGAGCGGAATAATTTTAACATTTCTTATAGCTCATCCAACACTTTCTCACCCAAGTACGGTATTGCAAATGACATTAAACCTGTGGATAACTCGTTACACAGTCAGCTTCAAAACGACTGTCCCGGATGCTTTCCGGTATCTCCGAGTAATAATTTCTTCTACTCATGCAATGGTTGTACGTGCGGATTTACGTGTGCTGTTTCCGGTTCTCAATGTACAATGCCATACGCTGTTAACCAGTTTTGCTGCGCCCCGAATGTGACCTCATCACCGTTTATGCAGTCCATGGTGGTTGGAGACGACGGTCGCTTTTACTACGTGAATATTCCAGTAGGGGCATGTGCATTGGCACCGCCGCAACTGTTTTCTCCATGGCTGGAATGTAGGAACAATACAGCCTTTCAGAATCCGATTTGTGAATCCTGCCCTCTTCAAAATAACTGTATTCAAAATGTCGTTCAGCCTCCGATACCTTTAATTGAACCGGACGATATGAGTGGTGATACGATATTGGACCATGTGGTGTGTACGCTTGATCAAAACGACGTGGACAAGGAACGTCCGTATTTTTCAGACAACAGAAGTTTAAAGGATAATTCGGTTCTCGTCGACTGGTCACTATGTGGTCCTGGTGAATGTTTTCAGCAACAGACGACTACGTTCACCGAATGCACGGAGAATCTTTCTCAGGAATATGTACAAACGCCGTACTGGAACGTGGATGATGATGCGCCTTTTACCCTCGGGCAAGATGACTACCAAATCGAAAACAGACCACTCGATAACTCCAATGTTACCATTGACACAAACGACGGACCACCGTATCCTGCTCTTCATATAACAGAAGATGGACTCATGACGGTAATTCTACGCGAGGGCATTTTCTTAGAAATGACACCGGACCGGGCGCTGCGACTTGTAAACCACGAGAAAAGGCTAGTCATCGCAATGAACGAAGATGGCTCCCGCGCATGCGTTACACATCCTTGCGCGcggatcagccaatcagaaaccaccGTCAATGCGGAACTATTTCGCGAGCGGAAGGTAAAAATGATGACCGAAGAAATCGTGTTTGGAaacgaaacaaatatttatcgCATTGATTACACCTGTGTAACAGAGTTTAAGCCTGAGTCGTCGAGATCAGCGCCTAATTCGTCACCATTACCGGACGAGGCTGTTCCTGTGTTCAGAGACTTCTCTCAAGACGAATCCATTCATTTCATGGCGCAGGACTATGGCAAGGAAACTGTCATGCGGAGCCAGGGAATAGTGGAGAGAGCGTACTACCAAAACCAACAGACATACGGCTGCAAA GTTATTATAAACGGTGTCAAGGTCGTCCAGACGGACTCGGCCGAGGTAACGGTCTACTGCGGACCAATCAAATTTATGCGGATGCATCCGGCAAAGTCCGTTGTGCGTCTGAAAACCCAGTTTGTTGAGATCGACATCGAGGCTAACTGGCGCGTGAAGGTCACGCGAGGATCGCACGCGCTGAGCGTTAGTAACCAGGGGTTGGTCGTTTCCAACGGGAAGATAAAAGCGTCTATAGACAACAGGAACCGGTTCCAGGCGTTTTCTGTTCCGGAACATCGGGCGTTGATGCTGGGTCAACCTGAACGGGAAAAAGGGGCCCGGAAACAGCTCGATAGCGAAAGTCGTCGTAATAAAGAAATATCTGGTGAAACGGACTAA
- the LOC127833425 gene encoding uncharacterized protein LOC127833425 has protein sequence MATLAESNFHGHHTHRLHHYDNGDDVTETDDVKDMSSTLTLQTGFGSMSQSRLNLHNEKMRMHSSFPNLLSIYQTPIEEEDGDRPRRRVKGKHKKLTKQTQDGEEHHDNRQRNEMRQLRMEAVAREQLERFDDYVKRLRSKVDKQREERRKYNEALQGRLREQEEVEKKKLRLHRGPKHVYVHDKSYVKTLPVSNYCKATRLADELQRKGVLRTRQDVEKYWSSYGNSRILNQDIFSENSNNSVNYTHNWIGERLPKIRVGDDDDNDDVALTDELVHNRKKQLPPIKKTKT, from the exons ATGGCGACGTTGGCGGAATCTAACTTCCACGGG CACCACACTCACCGTCTGCATCACTATGACAACGGCGATGACGTAACGGAGACTGATGACGTCAAAGATATGTCAAGCACGTTGACGCTGCAGACGGGTTTCGGAAGTATGTCGCAGTCTCGTCTAAACCTCCACAACGAGAAGATGCGCATGCACTCAAGTTTTCCCAATCTCCTGAGTATTTACCAGACGCCCATCGAAGAGGAA gacGGAGATAGGCCTCGCAGGCGGGTCAAAGGAAAGCATAAGAAATTGACGAAACAGACGCAAGATGGGGAAGAACATCACGATAACAGACAGCGGAATGAG ATGCGACAGTTGCGAATGGAAGCTGTTGCTAGGGAACAGCTGGAAAGGTTCGACGACTACGTAAAGCGCTTGCGCAGCAAGGTGGACAAGCAGCGCGAGGAGCGCCGAAAATACAACGAGGCGCTTCAAGGGCGCCTGCGCGAACAGGAAGAAGTG GAGAAGAAAAAGCTTCGACTTCACCGCGGACCTAAGCACGTGTACGTGCATGACAAGTCTTACGTGAAAACACTTCCGGTGTCGAATTACTGCAAAGCGACGCGCTTGGCAGACGAACTACAGCGGAAGGGCGTTCTGCGCACTCGACAAGACGTGGAGAAATATTGGTCATCGTATGGCAACAGTCGTATATTAAACCAGGATATATTCTCGGAAAATTCAAACAATTCag TTAATTATACTCATAATTGGATTGGCGAACGTTTGCCTAAGATACGGGTCGGCGATGATGACGACAACGATGATGTAGCACTTACCGACGAGCTCGTGCATAACCGGAAGAAGCAACTTCCGCCAATCAAGAAGACGAAGACATAG